TCTTGAACCTGGATCTTGTGAATACAAAACAGCTTTGGTAGCAAAACTAGAGCCTTCTTGAATTTCTTTTTTGAATCCATTCAAACGATCGATTACCTTTTGTTTATCAGCATCTGAAATTTTGGGTTTAACTACAATTTGAGCTACTTCCATTTCGGCACCAAAAACAGGTAATTCTTCTTTTGGAATTTTTTTGAAAAAGTTACGCACTTCCTCAGGTGTAATTTGAACATCGTCAACAATTTTCTTTTGCATTTCCGATGTAAGCTTGTTTTCTTTTAAAATATCAAAGAAATAAGTTCTGAATTCTTCTTCATTATTCTTTTTATAATATTGCACAATTTTATCCATAGAACCTAATTGTTCTGTCATATAACCCAAACGCTCATCCATCATTGCTTTTACTTCAGTGTCTGTTACCTTCACACTATCTTGAACAGCTTGGTGGGCATACAATTTATCTTCCATTAGTTTTCCTAACATCTGACATCTGGAAATATCCTTTACAGAACCTCCTTGACTTGAAATCTCCAAATAGGCTTTATCAATATCCGAATCTAAAATAATGTACTCCCCAATAGTAGCAATTACACCATCTATTTTCATTTTTTTGGACGAATCTGCTTTAGGTAATTCTTTTGCGGGTTGGTCTTTAATTACCTCTTGGGCAAAGACTGTTACTACAGAAAAAAGAACCAAGAAAAAAGAAAGTACCTTCTTATTCATAAAAGTGGTCATGGATGGTAATTGAAATCGCATTGTTTGATTTTTATTTATTAGCACTTCTATTACTAATTCAAGAAGCCTAAATTTATTATTGCCAACAAAAATAACAATTCAATTAGAGAATGCAAGTACTATGCGTACTATTAACAAAAAATTAGTAGGGCATCTACTTAATCTGTAATACTAAGAAATATTGGAAAATAAGTACAACCCTAGCCCTGATGGCAGCGGCATCCTGTGGTGGCAGGGTTCGCCAGCACAGATAGAGCGCACAGCAGGATTAGCTCTCTAGAAAAGCATTTGGAATTAGTTAATTAATGAAGTAAATAGTATTTTTGCAATCCATTATAGCAATTATGAGTTTTTTAGAAGAAATACAACGTAGAAGAACCTTTGGAATTATTTCGCATCCCGATGCAGGAAAGACAACATTAACTGAAAAATTACTTCTTTTTGGAGGGGCGATTCAGGAAGCGGGTGCTGTGAAAAATAATAAAATCAAGAAAGGCGCCACGTCTGACTTTATGGAAATTGAGCGTCAAAGAGGGATTTCGGTTTCGACTTCGGTTTTGGCATTCAATTACAAAGAGAAAAAAATCAACATTTTGGATACGCCTGGGCATAAGGATTTTGCCGAGGATACGTTTCGAACGTTGACTGCCGTGGATAGCGTAATTGTAGTGATTGACGTTGCTAAAGGGGTCGAAGAACAAACGGAGAAATTAGTTTCGGTTTGTAGAATGCGAAACATTCCGATTATTGTTTTTATCAATAAATTAGACCGAGAAGGAAAAGACGCTTTTGACTTGATGGACGAAGTGGAGCAAAAATTGGGCTTGACCGTTACGCCTTTGAGTTTTCCTATCGGAATGGGGTATGACTTCCAAGGAATTTATAATTTATGGGAACAAAACATTAATTTATTTAGCGGAGATAGCCGTAAAAATATAGAAGAAACCATCGCTTTTTCAGACGTTCAAAGCCCTGAATTAGAAAAAATAATTGGTCAAAAACCAGCAGATAAATTGCGTGAAGAATTGGAATTGATTGACGAAGTCTATCCGAAATTTGATCGTCAAGATTATTTAGACGGAAAATTACAACCCGTATTTTTTGGTTCGGCTTTGAATAATTTTGGAGTTCGAGAATTGTTGGATTGCTTTGTTGCCATTGCACCTTCGCCTCGCGCTAAAGATTCAGAGACGCGTTTAGTGGATCCAAAAGAAGAGAAAATGTCTGGTTTTGTATTTAAGATTCACGCGAATATGGATCCTAAACACCGCGACCGTTTGGCTTTCATCAAAATTGTGTCGGGAACTTTTGAACGTAACAAACCGTATTATCATGTGCGTCAAAAAAAGAATTTAAAATTCTCGAGTCCGAATGCCTTTTTTGCTGAGAAAAAAGAAATTGTAGACATCTCCTACCCTGGAGATATTGTAGGATTGCACGATACGGGTAACTTCAAAATTGGCGATACCTTGACCGAAGGCGAAGTGATGAGCTTTAAAGGAATTCCAAGTTTCTCTCCAGAACATTTCCGTTACATCAATAATGCCGATCCATTAAAAGCCAAACAACTAGACAAAGGTGTTGACCAGTTAATGGACGAAGGTGTAGCACAGTTGTTTACTTTAGAAATGAATAACCGTAAAATTATCGGAACGGTTGGAGCCTTACAATACGAAGTAATTCAATACCGTTTGCAACACGAATACGGCGCTAAATGTACCTATGAAAACTTCCCGGTACACAAAGCGTGTTGGGTAAAACCAGACGATGCTAAAAGCGAGGAATTCAAAGAATTCAAACGTATCAAGCAAAAGTTTTTGGCACACGATAAATACGGCCAATTGGTATTTTTAGCTGATTCCGATTTTACGATTCAGATGACACAGAGTAAGTATCCAAATGTGAAGTTATTTTTTACTTCGGAATTTGAATAATTAAAAACTGAATTCGTATTCGTTTTCAACGACTTCTTCGCAGTTTTGAATATCTAAAATCAAATTGTCAATTTGTTCTTTGGTCACATTGGGCATACAAATGATATGAGAAATAGTTTCTTGAGTGGCCAACTGCCATTTGGAAATGATGGAATCGTGTACTTTGGGAAACACAATTGTAATCGCACTCGGATTTCTCCAAGCTGGAATCCCAATTTCATTCAATCTTTTTTCGCAATAAGCTGCTACTTCAAGACTGTTTTGGAATCGTTGTCTCAAACCTTCTACTCCCATTCTTTTTAACGCATACCACAAAAATAAGGGACTATGACCGTTTCTTGAACCGGTAATCGTAGTGTCAAAGGAACCGATATAAGAAACACCTTTAGCAATTCTATCGCGATTGGATTTTTTGGTAATAATAACCCCAGAAGGTATTGGAGAACCAATAAACTTGTGACCACTAATCGCCACACTGTCGGCACCATCTTTAAAGTCAAAAGGGACTCTAGGTTCTACAAAAGCACCATAACTTCCTGCAAGTGCAGCATCACAATGAATGTAAGTATCTTGAATAGCTAAGCTTTTTAGAATAGATTTTATTCTAGATACATCATCCTTGGCTTCTTTCATCGTGGTACCGTAATTAGCTAACACAATAGCTGGCTTATCGCGATTGATGCGCAAGGTGTTTTCTAAATCGGCATAATCAATTTCTCCATTTTCTTGCGAACGAATCACAATACTTGGAATGTTTAACAAATGGATGTTCTTACGAATACTATAATGCGTCGATTCTGAATAATACACCATGCCTTTTGGATATAACTCTCTGGCTAAATACAAGCCATACAAATTACTTTCGGAACCACCATTGGTAACATAACCCCAATAATCATTTGGGTCAGCTCTAAATAGCTTAGCAAAAAAACCAACTACTTCTCGCTCGAGCTCGTGCGTTTTAACTTTATTAATAGAATTTTCAAACGGATCGCCTACATTGTTAATTGGGTATTTTAAAAATGGCATGATTTCCGAAAAATCAAAATCTTTAGACACCGGATAACCAATAGAATTCTCATTAGAAATATCAATTAGTTGTTCCAAAGTTACTATTCGTTGCTTGTCTGTATCGGTAAGAAAGGCTGAATGTAATTCCATTGTTTTTATTGTAAATGTAGATTTATTTTTAAAATTTTCTAAATAATACAAATATTCGATATAATTATTCTAAAATATGTAAATTAGCAGAATAAAATTATTAAAACCGTCATTTAAAATAATTAAAACAATAAAAAAATTTCAAAATGGATGCCATTGACAAGCGAATTTTAATGGTCTTGCAGGAAGATGCTAAAGCCAACATCAAAATGATTGCTGAAAAATCAGGTTTATCAGTCTCTCCGACATTTGCAAGAATTAAGAAATTGGAACAATTGGGCTATATCAAAAAATATGTAGCATTATTAGATGAAGTAAAAATTGGTAAATCCATTCAGGTATTTTGCCAAGTAACCTTATCGATTCATTCCAAGGAAGTAATTGATAATTTCAAAAAGAAAATCGCAAAATTATCTGATGTGATGGGGTGTTATCATGTTTCGGGCAACTATGATTTTTTATTAAAAATTGCAGTCAAAGACATGAATGAATACCAACGATTTGCAGTAGAAAAATTGTCTGTCATTGAGGGAATATCCAATGTTCAAAGCACTTTTGTTTTAGAAGAAATTAAAAACGAAGTAGCGCATAAACTACAATAAAAAAGGCTCCATTTCTGGAGCCTTCTACTTATTAAGCTTGTCCCGCAGGACCAAAATTCAATGGAATCGGAGCTTGTTCAGTGTCTTTGATTTCGCCATGAGCGACTTCAAATCGGTGAATATTTTCTCCAATGGCTTTCAACAATCTTTTAGCATGCTGAGGGGTCAAAACAATTCTTGACTTTACTTTTGCTTTAGGAATGCCTGGCATAATGCTTACAAAATCTAAAACAAATTCAGAAGAAGAATGATTGATAATCGCCAAATTAGAATAAATTCCTTCGGCTGTTTGCTCATCCAACTCAATGTTAATTTGGTCTTGTTGCTCTGTCATAATAAAAAGATTAAAAAATCAAAGTCTGTATTGCTACAGACTTTGAAACTTGATATTTGAATTAATAAATATACTCTTCTTTGCTAGCCATCATTTCATTGTAATCGTCTTTAGATCCTACAATCGTGTGATCGTATTCTCTCATACCTGTACCAGCAGGAATTCTGTGACCTACAATAACATTTTCTTTCAAGCCTTCTAAGTAATCTACTTTACCTGCAACTGCAGCTTCGTTTAATACTTTAGTAGTCTCTTGGAAAGAGGCTGCCGAAATAAATGATTTCGTTTGAAGAGATGCTCTCGTAATACCTTGAAGTACTGGAGTAGCAGTTGCTGTAATGACATCACGAGCTACAACTAAGTTTTTATCCGTACGTTTCAACAATGAATTTTCATCACGTAATTGACGAGGCGTAATGATTTGTCCTGGTTTCAATG
This sequence is a window from Flavobacterium ammoniigenes. Protein-coding genes within it:
- a CDS encoding peptidylprolyl isomerase, with protein sequence MRFQLPSMTTFMNKKVLSFFLVLFSVVTVFAQEVIKDQPAKELPKADSSKKMKIDGVIATIGEYIILDSDIDKAYLEISSQGGSVKDISRCQMLGKLMEDKLYAHQAVQDSVKVTDTEVKAMMDERLGYMTEQLGSMDKIVQYYKKNNEEEFRTYFFDILKENKLTSEMQKKIVDDVQITPEEVRNFFKKIPKEELPVFGAEMEVAQIVVKPKISDADKQKVIDRLNGFKKEIQEGSSFATKAVLYSQDPGSRASGGYYKMNRKTPFVKEFKEVAFSLAEGEISAPFETDFGYHIIYVEKIKGQEVELRHILLAPKVTEESLQEAKEKINLIRKRIMDKEITFAEAARTLSDEKETKTNGGTLINPKTQDTRFELTKMDPALYAQVSNLKENEVSSAFAEEPQEGKKQYKLITVTNRINEHTADYAKDYPKIKELALKEKQIKAIGKWFDAKIKDTYIKIVGEYRDCVFTNNWLKK
- a CDS encoding histidine decarboxylase, with amino-acid sequence MELHSAFLTDTDKQRIVTLEQLIDISNENSIGYPVSKDFDFSEIMPFLKYPINNVGDPFENSINKVKTHELEREVVGFFAKLFRADPNDYWGYVTNGGSESNLYGLYLARELYPKGMVYYSESTHYSIRKNIHLLNIPSIVIRSQENGEIDYADLENTLRINRDKPAIVLANYGTTMKEAKDDVSRIKSILKSLAIQDTYIHCDAALAGSYGAFVEPRVPFDFKDGADSVAISGHKFIGSPIPSGVIITKKSNRDRIAKGVSYIGSFDTTITGSRNGHSPLFLWYALKRMGVEGLRQRFQNSLEVAAYCEKRLNEIGIPAWRNPSAITIVFPKVHDSIISKWQLATQETISHIICMPNVTKEQIDNLILDIQNCEEVVENEYEFSF
- a CDS encoding DUF3467 domain-containing protein, with the translated sequence MTEQQDQINIELDEQTAEGIYSNLAIINHSSSEFVLDFVSIMPGIPKAKVKSRIVLTPQHAKRLLKAIGENIHRFEVAHGEIKDTEQAPIPLNFGPAGQA
- a CDS encoding Lrp/AsnC family transcriptional regulator, with protein sequence MDAIDKRILMVLQEDAKANIKMIAEKSGLSVSPTFARIKKLEQLGYIKKYVALLDEVKIGKSIQVFCQVTLSIHSKEVIDNFKKKIAKLSDVMGCYHVSGNYDFLLKIAVKDMNEYQRFAVEKLSVIEGISNVQSTFVLEEIKNEVAHKLQ
- a CDS encoding peptide chain release factor 3 yields the protein MSFLEEIQRRRTFGIISHPDAGKTTLTEKLLLFGGAIQEAGAVKNNKIKKGATSDFMEIERQRGISVSTSVLAFNYKEKKINILDTPGHKDFAEDTFRTLTAVDSVIVVIDVAKGVEEQTEKLVSVCRMRNIPIIVFINKLDREGKDAFDLMDEVEQKLGLTVTPLSFPIGMGYDFQGIYNLWEQNINLFSGDSRKNIEETIAFSDVQSPELEKIIGQKPADKLREELELIDEVYPKFDRQDYLDGKLQPVFFGSALNNFGVRELLDCFVAIAPSPRAKDSETRLVDPKEEKMSGFVFKIHANMDPKHRDRLAFIKIVSGTFERNKPYYHVRQKKNLKFSSPNAFFAEKKEIVDISYPGDIVGLHDTGNFKIGDTLTEGEVMSFKGIPSFSPEHFRYINNADPLKAKQLDKGVDQLMDEGVAQLFTLEMNNRKIIGTVGALQYEVIQYRLQHEYGAKCTYENFPVHKACWVKPDDAKSEEFKEFKRIKQKFLAHDKYGQLVFLADSDFTIQMTQSKYPNVKLFFTSEFE